The Ricinus communis isolate WT05 ecotype wild-type chromosome 8, ASM1957865v1, whole genome shotgun sequence sequence ATTCTGAGATCTTATACTTGTTGGATAAATCAACCAAAACCCCACTTTAACTATCCTCCTATATATCTTGATTTTGAGCTCAATTACCAGTATTATATCTCTGTCTATAGATACCTTACACCTTGCCAGGATAGATATGGCACCAGTTACTAAGCTAGTATAACTAATATTGCATATTTTACACCTTATTTTGCTTCTGTCTTTACTACTATAAAGTTCTAGCATTCTCCGATTTACCACATCCAAACAGCAGCTTCGTAACCCATCTTTAATTTCCAAGCAATTAGACTACAAGCTACTCTGCTAAATATGGTTCAACAATCTCGCTTCTCATTTTcacttctctttctcttcctcCACTGCAGCACCAAAATTTTAGCTCAGGCACCAGCTGCAGCACCAGTAGTACAGCCACCACCAGCAGCTCCAGTAAAGGCACCGCCTGCGCCGCCTGCACAAGCACCATCAGGAGTACAAATACAACCATCACCTGGCCCTCTCGATGTGGTTAAAATCCTTGGAAAGGCAAGCCACTTCACAGTGCTTGTTCGCCTATTGAAAGCTACACAAGTTGATACAGAATTGTTCTTGCAACTCAACAACACTAACAATGGAGCAACCATCTTTGCTCCAACTGATGGTGCATTTTCAGGCCTAAAAGTAGGCACTCTGAATTCCTTAAGCGATGGAGAAaagattgagttagtgaagtTTCATATAGTGCCTACATTTATATCATCTTCACAGTTCCAGACTGTGAGCAATCCTGTCAGGACATTGGCAGGAGCAGGTCACAGGTTTGCGCTTAATGTGACTACAGGAGGCAGTACAGTGAACATAACTACAGGACTGACCAACACGACAATTTCTGGAACTGTCTACACCGATACCAGGCTTGCTATTTATCAGGTTGACAGGGTGCTACTTCCTCTAGACATATTCACTCCTAAACCTCCTGCTCCAGCTCCATCACCAGCGGCACTGGCACCAGAAAAGTCCACAAAGGCTCCCATTGTAGAGTCTCCTGTTGCCCCTAAGGATCTTTCCGCGTCAATGAGTTTATTTATGCAAAATAATGTTGTTTTCCTTGCAGCTGGTATAGTTTGTGCATTGATTCCCTTATGAGAAATGCAAGTTTTGACCAGGTATATGTTGAGTTGCGAACCCTATTACTGTTGTTCTATAATTTGCGGCGGCTTTGGATTCTGGAGTGGTGTTTGTCAAGATGGTGGCTGATTTTGAATAATCCCTATTTTCTTCCTCAATTTACAATCGTAAACATTATTGTATCTTGTCATCTACAATCAAGTTCATGTTGTCACCAAAGAATACGAAGCTTGTTTATTGGGATTTTGTCATCTACAATCAactttatttatagaaaaataaatggtGGAATGAGTTGTTGTATTGTAatgaataattgaaaaaataagatgatttactattaaaaattagGAGTTTTAAATTGAAGTTCTCATCATAGCACTAAATTATTTGTTGTCTTTTATTGGACATTTTAGAATCTAttgaaaaaatagtaatattttattatgtaatttataTTCTATCGATTTtcctataaattaaaaaaaaacaaaaaaaataaagtgatGACATGATATacagattattattatttaattaattatcgtacaattatttatataatcagTCATtatgctaataatataaaagaaatcacTTTCTCCATTTGAAGTTAAAATGGTCCATCATTGAgccaaaattatttatttaatgagttATGACACtaatttgtttataatttaatggttgaatactttttttttttttttgagaaattaaTGATTGATACTTGTCTCTTAGCTAACCACGGCCTTGacaaattaagaaagaaaagtggAAACGAATCTGCCTTGAAGATCCTATCATACTTCATGTTAAATATAAGAGTTTTTGTGATACACATAAAGTTAAATTCAGAACTGCAACGAAAAACACAGAACTGAGAATGAAATTAACCCCAAATTAAAGCAAGCCATGCAAATTTTTCTTCTggtaaagaacaaaagaaaagaaaaagtttaggGAAAAACACATGTAATTCATGGTGAAGAACAAAACCCCATTGATGGCTATAGCCAAAAGAAAGACTTAGTACCATGGCATAAAATGATATGGGAAAAACGTCATACAAATCCGTCTGTTGATTAGAATATAACTTGTTTCAGAAAAACATTTCTCAGGAAAGCAACGGAAAttcctaaaaataatattaaattatataaaaaaaaggtatttgacatattttataagatattaCTTTATTTCAGATATAAAAGactactaaaatatttaaattttataaaaaattttaatttcaatataaaGAATGTTAGGATTCGAAGATCACAAAGAGTGCCTAAGAAGAATCCTAGATATATGGAATAAGTGGATCTGCCAACGTGGACTTTTCTATTGCCTAGTATATTTACTTTTGTTATTTCCTCTTATTAGAGCATGCAGTATTTCCTAAAAATCCTTTAGTGGACGTTGATGGATATGGCTGTTAAAGTCATGatctttttgttatattatgtCCTAGAAAGTAGGCTAAGTTGTTAAttccttttgtatttaaaCTTGTTGAAGTTAatggaaaaggagaaaaaacaACCAAATAAACTTTGTGGTGCATTCTTACCCTAAAagaatattgaattttattgaGCTACTGACTAGGACCTATCATTGTATCAGAGCTCGGACTACTATGTCgacaaacaaagaaagaatcgagagagcaaaagaaagaattgaGCTCTTACAACAATGGTTTGATTCCATGGAAAGCAGTCTTGGAGAGAGGATGCAAAGGCTGGAGTCGACAATCACTAAGCTGTCCAATGTTATATTGGTAGATAAGGGAGCTGAATCGGAGGATCCAATGGGCTCTCCAACGCGAATCAAAAGAGAAGGAGTGAACGACGAGCATAAGCCAATGTTTGAGTCTAGACCTGCTAAACTGGAATTTCCTAAATTCCAGGGAGATGATCCAACAGTTTGGCACACTAGAGTTGAACAATACTTCGACTTCCAAATGACAACTGAATCCAAGAAAGTACCTTTGGCCTCTTATCATTTCGAAGGTGAAGCCAATGAATGGTGGCAATGGCTTAATAGAGCATACAAGAATGAAGGCAAGGTAGTAACATGGGAAGCACTCGTGGAGGAGTTATGGGCGAGGTTTGGCCCAGCAGAAGGAGAAAATTTTGATGAagctttataaaaaataaggcAGACAAGTTCATTGCGTGATTATCAAAGGCAGTTTGAGCAGTTGGGAAACAGGGTTCACGGATGGACACAAAAGGCTTTGGTAGGGACGTTCATGGGAGGTCTCAAACTTGAGATAGCAGATGCAATCCGATTCTTTAAGCCAAAAACTCTCAAAGATGCCATTGAATACGCAAGGATGAAGGATCAGCAGCTGCAAAAACAATGATTCTACAAACCATACAGCCAAGCGTCCTACGAGACTCCACCACCTAAAAAAGAGGCAACCACACCAACCAAGCGCCTCAAATTCGAAGAAATGCAGAAAAGGAGGGCACGAGGCTTATGCTTCAATTGCGATGATAGATTCACTCCGGGCCATCGTTGTCTAACTCCTAGGATCTTGTTATTAGAAGCAGAGGAAACTGAAGTTATGAATAATGAAGATTTGGATATTCAGGAGAGAATTCCAGAAATTTCATTACATGCGTTATTAGAGTGTTCGGGATATAGAACCATGAGAGTCAAGGCAAGAATTAGATCATACATGTTGAATGTACTCATTGACAGTGGGTCAACACACAATTTCATCAATGATAAAATAGCACAACTCCTGCACTTACCCATCTAAGCTACACATCCCTTTAGGGTAAAAATTGCCAACGGAAGCAATCTGGAGTGTCGAGGCAGATTTGACAATGTGGAGATCATTATACAAGGTATCCTATTTACTGTTACTATTTATGCTTTACCTCTAATGGGTTTGGACATGGTTTTAGGAGTACACTGGTTAGAGCTATTGGGGAAAGTGACATGTGATTAGAAGAAGATGACCATGGATTTTACACGGGATGGTAAACAATTTCAGCTTCGAGGATTGGGCAACTCTCCACTCGATGTGTCTACTGCCAAGTCAGTGCTAAAACATTCAAAATATGGGTGTTCTGTCTATGCCATCAGCATACAAACAACATGTGTCAATGAGGGGTTTGAGGGCGAGCCAATGGCCACTGATATGCAGAAATTATTGGAAGCATATgggaatattttttagaaccaAACAAGCTGCCGCCTCAAAGGGAAATTGAGCACAAAATTACTATTAAGGAAGGCGTCGAGCTCGTCAATGTGCGTCCATACAAGTATGCCTATTTTCAAAAATcagaaattgaaaaacaaGTTCATAATATGCTACAATTAGGGCTAATTCGTCCTAGTACTAGTCCTTTTTCATCTCCCGTCTTActagttaaaaaaaaaggatggTTCTTGGCCTTTTTGCACCGACTATAGAGCTTTAAATGTTGTTATAGTTAAAGATCATTTTCCTATTCCCACAATTGATGACATGTTAGATGAGCTCCATGGAGCTTCATATTTTACCAAACTTGATTTATGGGTAGGTTTTCACCAGGTACGGGTACATCCTTTTGATATTGCTAAAACTGCATTTAGAACCCATAATGGCCATTATGAATATCTAGTCATGCCATTTGGCTTATGTAATGCACCTTCAACTTTCCAAGTTCTCatgaattcaatttttttccgTATCTAAGAAAATTCATACTTGTTTTCTTTGACGACATTCTTATTTATAGCCCTAATTGGTCTCAGCATATTGAACATGTTCAAAACGTTTTTGAAATGTTAAGGCATAATGAACTGTATGTGAAACTGAAGAAGTGTACTTTCGGGCAACAAAAAATTGAGTGTCTTGGCCATATTGTCACTTCCCATGGGGTTATGGTGGATGAAACAAAAATCCAATCCATGGTGAAGTGGCCTTGTCCTACTAATGTTTCAGAATTGCATGGATTTTTAGGCCTTACAGGTTACTACAGAAAGTTCGTGCAGAACTATGGCATCATTGCTCGACCGTTAACCAATTTGCTGAAGAAAGGGAAGTTTAGATGGAGCCAAGAAGCTGATCAAGCTTTTATGGAATTAAAAAAGGCAATGACCAGCACCCCCACATTAGCAATGCCCAATTTTGAACAGCCTTTTACTATTGAGACGGACGCATCACACGGAGGCATTGGGGCAGTCCTTATGCAGCAATCACAGCCAATCGCCTACATGAGTCGAGCCTTGGGGATTACAAAACAATCCTGGTCTATCTATACCAAAGAGATGTTGGCAATCCTGGAAGCTGTTCGCACATGGCGCCCTTACTTACTTGGAAGGAAGTTCATTATCCATACAGATCAGCGAGCATTAAAATTTCTGTTGGAGCAGTGAATGGGAACACCGGAACAACAAAAATGTGTGGCAAAATTATTGGGATATGActatgaaataaaatacaagTCCGAGACAGAAAATAAAGCCGCTAATGCACTATCACGAATGACCGGAAGTGCATGCTTGCACAATTTGTCTATACCAATGGCATCTCTATGGGACATGTTGAAGAAAGAAGTGGAGACAAATCCATATATGGTAGCTATTATGAAGCAGGCACATGACAAACCTGGAGAACCATATGTGTGGTGGAATGGCCtagtttattataaaaatcgTGTTGTCATCCCACCTAAGTCTCTAATTGTAGACCTTTTACTGAAGGAATTCCATGACTCACCTTTGGAGGGGCATTCAGGCACATTGCGAACGTACAAGCGAATGGCATGTCAGTTCTATTGGCCATCCATGCatcaaagcataaaaaaatacattgcCTCTCGTGAAACTTGCCAAAGAAATAAAGTTCTTACCCAGCACCTTGCCGACCTATTACAACCTTTACCTATTCCTTGTCAAGTGTGGGAAGACATTGCCATGGATTTCATTGAAGGCCTACCCCCTTCCCATGGTTACAATACAATTCTAGTGGTCATTGATTGCCTTACCAAATACAGCCATTTCATCCCCATATCCCACCCTTATACAGCTAAGGTCATTGCTATGAAGTTTGTTGAGAATGTGGTCAAATCACATGGTCTACCATGTTCAATTATCAGTGATCGTGATGCCACTTTTATAAGTAAATTCTGGCGGGAATTCTTCAATTTGTCCGGCACCAGCCTGAATATGAGCTCTTTTTACCATCGTTAAACCGACGGCTAAACTGAGATAACAAATCGATGTCTGTAACAGTACCTTAGATGTTTCACTGCTCAACAACCTCGCAAGTGGGCCACCTTCCTTCCATGGGCAGAATATTGGTACAATACTTCTTTTCATGCTTCCATTAAGATGACACCATTTTAAGCCTTATACGGACGCTTACCTCCAGGTATACCATCTTATGAACTTGGCTCTTCGAATGTGGATGAGGTTGATCACATGTTAGCCAATCGGGATGCGATTCTTCAACAACTAAAAATGAACTTACATAATGCTCAAAATCAGATGAAACAGCAGGCTGATTTAAAGTGTAGAGACATTTAAATCCAACCTGGCGAGTACGTGTTTTTGAAGTTACAGCCTTTTCGCCAAACTTCAGTCTACAAACGAGCTTGTCACAAATTAGCAAGTATTTATTATGGACCGTTCCAGATTGAAGAAAAAATTGGAACTGTAGCATACCGACTCAAGCTGCCTGCGGAATCCCGCATCCACAATGTTTTCCATGTGTCATTGCTTAGGAAATTTGTCAGTGATCATATGCCAACTAGCCCAATAATTTCAAAGATGACAGTGGAAGGAGAAATAATGCCCGAGCCTGCAGCAATCATTAAAACGCGTTGGAAGAGGAGCAGAACAACTACTATAGAGGAAAGCCTTGTACAATGGAAAGGGTTACCTGTAGAAGAGGCCACTTGGGAAAATACCCAGGAATTACTTGACAAATTTGCTGCTACTAACCTTGAGGACAAGGTTGCTCTTCATGGGGAGGGTAATGTTAGGATTCGAAGATCACAAAGAGTGCCTAAGAAGAATCCTAGATATATGGAATAAGTGGATCTGCCAACATAGACTTTTCTATTGCCTAGTATATTTACTTTTGTTATTTCCTTTTACTAGAGCAGGTAGTATTTCCTAAAAATCCTCTAGTGGACGTTGATGGATATGGCTGTTAAAGTCATGATCTCTTTGTTATCTTGTGTCTTAGAAAGTAGGCTAAGTTGTTAATTCCTTCTGTATTTAAACTTGTTGAAGTTAATGGAAAAGGAGGAAAAACAACCAAATAAACTTTGTGGTGCATTCTTACCCTAAAagaatattgaattttattgaGCTACTGATTGAGACCTAtcattggtatcagagctcgGACTACTATGTCaacaaacaaagaaagaatcgAGAGAGTAGAAGAAAGAATTGAGCTCTTACAACAAGGGTTCGATTCCATGGAAAGCAGTCTTGGAGAGAGGATGCAAAGGCTGGAGTCGACAATCACTAAGCTGTCCAATGTTATATTTGCAGATAAGGGAGCTGAATCGGAGGATACAATGGGCTCTCCAACGCGAATCAAAAGTGAAGGAGTGAATGACGAGACATTGAATTCCAACCTAGCGAGTACGTATTTTTGAAGTTACAGCCTTTTCGCCAAACTTCAGTCTACAAACAAGCTTGTCACAAATTACCAAGTATTTATTATGGACCGTTCCAGATTGAAGAAAAATTGGAACTGTCGCATACCGACTCAAGCTGCCTGCAGGACCCCACATCCACAATGTTTTCCATGTGTCATTGCTTAGGAAATTTGTCGGTGATCATATGACAACTAGCCCAATAATTCCGAAGATGACAGTGGAAGGAGAAATAATGCCTGAGCCTGCAACAATCATTAAAACGCGTTGGAAGGGGAGCAGAACAACTACTATAGAGGAAAACCTTGTACAATGGAGAGGGTTACCTGTAGAAGAGGCCACTTGGGAAAATACCCAGGAATTACTTGATAAATTTGCTGCTACTAACCTTGAGGACAAGGTTGCTCTTCATGGGGAGGATAATGTTAGGATTCGAAGATCACAAAGAGTGCCTAAGAAGAATCTTAGATATATGGAATAAGTGGATCTGCCAACGTGGACTTTTCTATTGCCTAGTATATTTACTTTtgttatttccttttattagAGCAGGTAGTATTTCCTAAAAATTCTCTGGTGGACATTGATGGATATGACTGTTAAAGTCATGATCTCTTTGTTATCTTGTGTCCTAGAAAGTAGGCTAAGTTGTTAATTCCTTCTGTATTTTAACTTATTGAAGTTAATGAGAAAGGGGAAAAAACAACCAAATAAACTTTGTGGTGCATTCTTAccctaaaagaatattaaattttattgagcTACTCACTGGACCTATCAAAGAGTATGATTGTtgatagttaatatattaattagattttatttagtttttggAAGGGGTTGatagttaataaaattgttattttggtcttgacaaaagaaaaaaataattctgtCACTGTGAATATGAACATCATTAGCTTATGATAGTTTGGTACGGATCAAATCTGACAGGCCATCTGAGACTGATGCAAACCAAAAAGCATGAAACTATTTGCAACAACTATATAATTGAGCTTAGTTCAAAAGCTAATATACAGTGGCACAGGTCCTACTTAATTTCCAGCCATGCCTCCTTCCCATCAGCATTAGGATTGCCCGCTaacacccttttcttttaaggaaAACGTTGTAGCATTCTatttctgaaaaataaaatttgaatctaAGAGTAGATATGAAATAATAAGGGtctcttttttattcaaaCAAGATCTCGAGTTTGAACTTTAGGTATGCAATTGAGGAAGTGTTTTGATAGCTGTAAGAGTCCTACTCGACATGTTCTAGATTAACtctggatatatatatatattaaagaaataaaaaggatTAGACAATAATTATTGAAACAAAAGTGAACTATATAAATACAGTTCAGCTAAATGTCACACAAGGCTCTATCAGTGATAGATCTCTATTTCCTCTTTGATGCAGATAAATCTCATTTCTGATTATTCGCAGATGAAAtgtctgtttttcttttccctgcTTTTGAAGCTAATAATTAGTTGCAGCAGCCAGAATTTATTGATACTTTCCACCATTTCAGGGCAGATAAGGTACGTAGGATAACAATTTCTGCTGAACTAATTAAACTTGCATATGTTTACCTAATACTTGTCCCTTAATCACTATAAAAATTTCTCTTCAATCCCTCTTCAGACATCAAACACTTGAGCAAGTACTAAGACTGCATTTACATTTTCACCTCATTTCAAAGTAGTTCGAGCTTGGTTTACCTAAAATGAAGCAACAATCTctgttttcattttcacttcTCCTTCTCTTCCTCCACTGCAGCACCGAAATTTTTGCTCAGGCACCAGCTGCAGCTCCAGTCATACAGCCACCACCAGCAGCTCCAGTAAAGGCACCGCCTGCACCACCTGCACAAGCACCATCAGGAGTACAAGTACAACCAGCACCTGGCCCTCTCGATGTGGTTAAAATCCTTGGAAAGGCTAGCCATTTCACAGTGTTTGTTCGCCTACTGAAAGCTACACAAGTTGATACAGAATTATTCTTGCAACTCAACAACACCAACAATGGAGCAACCATCTTTGTACCAACTGATGGTGCATTTTCAGGCCTCAAAGTAGGCACTCTGAATTCCTTGAGCGATGGAGAAaagattgagttagtgaagtTTCATATAGTGCCTACGTTTATATAATCTTCACAGTTCCAGACTGTGAGCAATCCTGTCAGGACATTGGCAGGAGCAGGTCACAGGTTTGCGCTTAATGTGACTACCGGAGGCAGTACAGTGAACATAACTACAGGACTGACCAATACCACAATTTCTGGCACTGTATACACCGATACCAGGCTTGCTATTTATCAGGTTGACAGGGTTCTACTTTCTCTGGATATGTTCACTCCTAAGCCTCCTGCTCCAGCTCCATCTCCGGCGGCACAGGCACCAGAAAAGCCTACGAAGGCTCCCATTGTAGAGAATCCTGTTGCCCCTAAGGATCTCTCTGGGTCAATGAGTTTATTTGTGCAGAATAATGTGGTGTTTCTTGCAGCTGGTATAGTTTGTGCATTGCTTCCCTTGTGAGGTATGTTGCATTGGGAGCCCTTTTGTTGTTGTTCTATAAATTGCGGCAGCTTTGGATTCTTGAACGGTATTTATAGAGATGGTCAGTGATCTTGAATAATCACCATTTTTTTTCGAATCTATATTCGTAATCATTATTGTTTCTGGTTATGTGTACAATATAAGTTCATGTTATCACCAAAAGATAGAGATTTTGAGTTAATTGTTCTTGCTGattcttctttcttaaataattaaatagaagtGAATAATTCAGTAAATTTACCATGGtttctattttcttatctttctAGTCCTTGTGGCCACTTAAATACGAGAGCAGCCATAAATGTTGCTTCTTACACGGTATCTAcgaaaattatgtttataaacaAGCAACAATTTGATCAAGCATGTGAGTTCACTTTCTGGactgaaaatcaaattaatttctgCCATTGAGCCCATAATTTAGTGGTTGATTTCGCAGTATATATCAGAAATTGAAAATGCGACTTCTTTCTTAACAACTAAGTTTTTTAACACATGCACTCGAGTACATCTAATCCTCAACGACACACCAAAAGCTCATGAACCCAACGGTCGTTTTTCAGAATTCAGAAACCTAATACAAAAAAGATTTGTAAATCAACTCAAATACACGTTCACAAAAAATATTTGCATATCAACTCCAATACACATTCAAAGGtccttttaaaattcttataacGATCTGAAACTAAATCACATGATGTATTATGATCTTACGGTTTTATCTTTGAGAAGCCCTTGCTGACTTCACTTTGTCTTTGAGTATTTTCTAGGTGGTCATCAATCACTGATACCATTTGCAATAACCCAAAACCATATCATATTAGATATTATCCGCTTCGGCCTCTGATGGCCTTATAGTTTGACTCATTTAATGAATTCGAGAATTTTTCAAGAGGTTACTATTCTGAAATTTCTCTGAACCTAGCATATTGAACTCTGAAATTCTTACAACTCCACATTAAAACACCTAAAAAATACCTGATGCGATTAGTttcaactctttacatatatgttattaattattcattttctcatttcgatttacaatttgatttattcatGCACCCTTGTATCCTAGAGTGCTAACATAATAAAAGCCGCTTTTTATTCAGGCATCCTATTATTGCTCGACGTCAATTTTTCGCTCTCATCAGACTGTTTATCTGAACCAGGCTGTCACAATTTTAGTCCTACTTTTTATTCACTTCTAGATTCTATTTTCATAACACGAAATACACCTATTCTTTTACCACATATATACTCTAATTCAGTATAAAGCACAACTATTTACACACTCAAATTAATAAGGTCATagattgaatcaaaattaaaattaataaggtTATAGATTGAATCAGAATTTATATCTCAAGCGAAGAACACTTTAAGctctcaaatttaattatgtacgAGTGCTAACATGAATTACCTACCCTGTTTTAGGGCTTCAATTGTACaattttttactaaatatCAATTCCAATAGCATattataattcattaaaaactCTACCCggattaattatatatatgtcttTTTAAGCAACCAATCTTAGTTCGTCACTATCAATTTTGGTATTCTTtttaagagaaagaaaaacctGCATGCACTATTCATTATCGACACAATACAACAAGTAcaagtaaaatgaaaatttattaacatacCAGACTAGAGGCTGAAACACTCAAAAATTTCGCCTGGAGCTCGAGTGAGCAACTCCAATTTCTAAGCATGCAATCCGAATAAATTATAGGAGTGGTAATCAATTTTAACTAATGTAAGTGTTTGGTTAAAATTCATAacattatagaatttatttgtgaatctaaaatttatatactttaaattggaataaaaattaatttagtacttgacataatcaaatttgtatggaattgattatagttaaactaacttctaataaaaatggtagaattttcaaatgaattctATATTAGTAAGTCAACGCATTCTATGACACcaaaatatatctttcaattttatctattttattttattttttctctcatatttttttcttaaataaaataaattcttttatgggTTTCGACCAAACATAGCATAAATGTCAAATCTTTTGATTTATAACTAAGtgattattgaattttaagttaataaaatcGATAAATATTTCTAACATCTTAGAGGGTAAATTATATGGATAGTTAccaaactttatattttataactaaaagaTATCAAACTTTTGTTTTATAACTAACTAATTATTAAACTTTACTTTTTGAcaccaaaaatatttttagcataattgtgacatttgaaaataaattttctaattatattctttCTCTATCTTCACATCATCAACAACACATGGAAGAAAtaacttatattattaaatttagtaagCATAGAAGGATAAGAATATTATtgtaaattctaaaattaaataactctcctttttttttactcAATTGTACTATATTTATAAGAGAGAAACTATGACCTTgcttgaaaattaaaaaaaaagggagtaaattaattttaaggtTCTACAGTAATATTCATTGTCCAATTTGCCTAAGAACTGcttctattaaaataaagtttaataaccatttataaattaaaattttatacctTTAATTACAAAGTGTAAAATTTGATGACCATTCATATAGTTTACCTACATATTATCTGAAAAAATTACTAGTGTTAGTATAAGTAAAATTTAGTAACTACTTtgttataaataagaaatttggTATTACAAAGTACAAAATTTAGTAACCGTCCATATTACCTTATAAAATCGGCTAACCAGAAACTTCAGTCTTTCCCTTTCATTTAcacaaaaatcaaatttctcaAAACTTCCTAAGGACCCTTAAAACCTGAATTCATACTTATTCAGAATGAATGAGAAATAGAATT is a genomic window containing:
- the LOC8279894 gene encoding fasciclin-like arabinogalactan protein 12, with translation MVQQSRFSFSLLFLFLHCSTKILAQAPAAAPVVQPPPAAPVKAPPAPPAQAPSGVQIQPSPGPLDVVKILGKASHFTVLVRLLKATQVDTELFLQLNNTNNGATIFAPTDGAFSGLKVGTLNSLSDGEKIELVKFHIVPTFISSSQFQTVSNPVRTLAGAGHRFALNVTTGGSTVNITTGLTNTTISGTVYTDTRLAIYQVDRVLLPLDIFTPKPPAPAPSPAALAPEKSTKAPIVESPVAPKDLSASMSLFMQNNVVFLAAGIVCALIPL
- the LOC8279892 gene encoding fasciclin-like arabinogalactan protein 12, whose amino-acid sequence is MKQQSLFSFSLLLLFLHCSTEIFAQAPAAAPVIQPPPAAPVKAPPAPPAQAPSGVQVQPAPGPLDVVKILGKASHFTVFVRLLKATQVDTELFLQLNNTNNGATIFVPTDGAFSGLKVGTLNSLSDGEKIELVKFHIVPTFI